A region from the Mycolicibacterium phlei genome encodes:
- the dapB gene encoding 4-hydroxy-tetrahydrodipicolinate reductase produces MRVGVLGAKGKVGTTMVAAVQAADDLTFTAGVDAGDPLSRLVDTGTEVVIDFTHPDVVMDNLHFCIDNGIHAVVGTTGFTDDRLDQVRQWLAAKPEAAVLIAPNFAIGAVLSMQFAKQAARFFESVEVIELHHPQKADAPSGTAARTARLIAEARKDLPPNPDATSTSLPGARGADVDGIPVHSVRLAGLVAHQEVLFGTQGETLTIRHDSLDRTSFVPGVLLAVRRVAERPGLTIGIEPLLDL; encoded by the coding sequence ATGCGAGTCGGAGTTCTGGGCGCCAAGGGCAAGGTCGGTACGACGATGGTGGCGGCGGTGCAGGCCGCCGACGATCTCACCTTCACCGCGGGCGTCGACGCCGGGGATCCGCTGAGCCGGCTGGTCGACACCGGCACCGAGGTGGTGATCGACTTCACCCACCCCGACGTCGTGATGGACAACCTGCACTTCTGTATCGACAACGGGATCCACGCGGTGGTCGGCACGACCGGGTTCACCGACGATCGCCTCGACCAGGTCCGCCAGTGGCTGGCCGCCAAACCCGAGGCGGCGGTGCTGATCGCGCCGAACTTCGCGATCGGGGCGGTGCTGTCGATGCAGTTCGCCAAGCAGGCCGCCCGGTTCTTCGAGTCCGTCGAGGTCATCGAACTGCACCACCCGCAGAAGGCCGACGCCCCGTCCGGCACCGCGGCGCGCACCGCGCGGCTGATCGCCGAGGCGCGCAAGGACCTGCCGCCGAACCCCGACGCCACCAGCACCTCGCTGCCCGGTGCGCGCGGCGCCGACGTCGACGGCATTCCGGTGCACTCCGTGCGGCTGGCCGGGCTGGTCGCCCACCAGGAGGTGCTGTTCGGCACCCAGGGCGAGACGCTGACCATCCGCCACGACAGCCTGGACCGCACCTCGTTCGTGCCCGGCGTGCTGCTGGCGGTGCGCCGCGTCGCCGAGCGGCCCGGCCTGACAATCGGTATCGAACCGCTGCTGGACCTGTGA
- a CDS encoding NAD-dependent epimerase/dehydratase family protein: protein MQGAKVLVTGATGQVAAPVAMALAADNEVWGIARFTDAAARERLTAAGVHCHSVNLATGEFDGVPHDFDYVLNFAVAKSGRWDKDLAANAESAGLLMAHCPDATAFLHCSSAAVYDPPGDEPRTETSALGDNHRHLFPTYSISKIAGETVVRTMARTLGVPTVIARLNVPYGDNGGWPFFHLEMILSGMPIPVPPGGPAFYNPIHERDIIASLPKLLAAADVPAVTVNWAGEQTISLQEWCEYLGSLVGREPVFTVDEHALRGNPVNISRFRQLGGTTTVDWRDGLRALAATTHPELVSA from the coding sequence ATGCAGGGTGCGAAGGTTCTGGTCACGGGTGCGACGGGCCAGGTGGCGGCGCCCGTCGCGATGGCTTTGGCCGCCGACAACGAGGTGTGGGGCATCGCGCGGTTCACCGACGCCGCCGCCCGCGAACGGCTCACCGCCGCCGGCGTGCACTGCCACAGCGTCAACCTGGCGACCGGCGAATTCGACGGCGTCCCTCACGATTTCGACTATGTGCTGAACTTCGCGGTGGCCAAGAGCGGGCGCTGGGACAAGGATCTGGCCGCCAACGCCGAGTCGGCCGGGCTGCTGATGGCCCACTGCCCCGATGCGACGGCGTTTCTGCACTGCTCGTCGGCGGCGGTCTACGATCCGCCCGGCGACGAGCCGCGCACCGAGACCAGCGCGCTCGGCGACAACCACAGGCACCTGTTCCCAACGTATTCCATCTCCAAGATCGCCGGCGAGACCGTGGTCCGGACGATGGCGCGCACGCTCGGCGTGCCCACCGTGATCGCGCGCCTCAACGTGCCCTACGGCGACAACGGGGGCTGGCCGTTCTTCCACCTCGAGATGATCCTGTCCGGGATGCCGATCCCGGTGCCGCCCGGCGGGCCCGCGTTCTACAACCCGATCCACGAGCGCGACATCATCGCCTCGCTGCCGAAACTGCTTGCCGCCGCTGATGTTCCGGCGGTCACCGTGAACTGGGCCGGCGAACAGACGATCAGCCTGCAGGAGTGGTGCGAGTATCTGGGCTCGCTGGTGGGCCGCGAACCGGTGTTCACCGTCGACGAGCACGCGCTGCGCGGCAACCCGGTGAACATCAGCCGGTTCAGGCAGCTCGGCGGCACCACCACGGTGGACTGGCGCGACGGGCTGCGCGCGCTGGCGGCCACCACGCATCCGGAGCTTGTCAGCGCGTAA
- a CDS encoding Lrp/AsnC family transcriptional regulator, whose amino-acid sequence MSEGSSKSGVSGGAAPKDFRPVTLDDVDRRILTALHRDARLSNNALADLVGIAPSTCHGRVRRLMETGVIRGFYTDIDPAAIGLPLQAMISVSLQSNARGKIHSFIRQIRQRPQVMDVYFLAGADDFILHVAARDTDDLRSFVVENLNADPDVAGTQTSLIFEHLRGASPL is encoded by the coding sequence TTGAGTGAAGGATCATCGAAATCGGGTGTTTCCGGAGGCGCGGCGCCGAAGGATTTTCGGCCGGTCACCCTCGACGACGTCGACCGGCGCATACTGACCGCCCTGCACCGCGACGCCCGGCTGTCCAACAACGCGCTGGCCGACCTGGTCGGCATCGCGCCGTCGACCTGCCACGGCCGGGTCCGCCGGCTGATGGAGACCGGGGTGATCCGGGGCTTCTACACCGACATCGATCCCGCCGCGATCGGGCTGCCGCTGCAGGCGATGATCTCGGTCAGCCTGCAGTCCAACGCGCGCGGCAAGATCCACAGCTTCATCCGCCAGATCCGGCAGCGCCCGCAGGTGATGGACGTCTACTTCCTCGCCGGGGCCGACGACTTCATCCTGCACGTCGCCGCCCGCGACACCGACGACCTGCGCTCCTTCGTCGTGGAGAACCTCAACGCCGACCCCGACGTCGCGGGCACCCAGACCTCGCTGATCTTCGAGCACCTGCGCGGGGCGTCACCGCTGTAG
- the ald gene encoding alanine dehydrogenase, which produces MRVGIPTEIKNHEYRVAITPAGVAELVHRGHEVIIQAGAGEGSAISDADFKRAGAQIINSADQVWAEADLLLKVKEPIEAEYSRLREGQVLFTYLHLAASKPCTDALLASKTTSIAYETVQTADGALPLLAPMSEVAGRLSAQVGAYHLMKAHGGRGVLMGGVPGVAPADVVVIGGGTAGYNAARVAAGMGAHVTVFDVSINKLREVDAEFGGRIETRYSSTLELEDAVKRADLVIGAVLVPGAKAPKLVTNSTVAHMKPGAVLVDIAIDQGGCFEDSRPTTHADPTFAVHDTIFYCVANMPGAVPRTSTFALTNATMPYVLKLADQGWQAACRADAALAKGLSTHQGALLSEQVALDLDLPFTDPASVLV; this is translated from the coding sequence ATGCGCGTCGGAATCCCGACCGAGATCAAGAACCACGAGTACCGCGTCGCCATCACGCCCGCCGGCGTCGCCGAACTGGTCCACCGCGGCCACGAGGTGATCATCCAGGCCGGCGCCGGTGAGGGTTCGGCCATCTCCGACGCCGACTTCAAGCGCGCCGGCGCCCAGATCATCAACAGCGCCGACCAGGTGTGGGCCGAGGCCGACCTGCTGCTGAAGGTCAAGGAGCCGATCGAGGCCGAGTACTCCCGGCTGCGGGAGGGCCAGGTGCTGTTCACCTACCTGCACCTGGCCGCCTCCAAGCCGTGCACCGACGCCCTGCTGGCGTCGAAGACCACCTCGATCGCCTATGAGACCGTCCAGACCGCCGACGGGGCGCTGCCGCTGCTGGCCCCGATGAGCGAGGTCGCCGGCCGGCTGTCGGCGCAGGTCGGCGCCTATCACCTGATGAAGGCCCACGGCGGGCGCGGCGTCCTGATGGGCGGCGTGCCCGGGGTGGCGCCCGCCGACGTCGTCGTCATCGGTGGCGGCACCGCCGGCTACAACGCCGCCCGCGTCGCCGCCGGTATGGGGGCGCACGTCACCGTGTTCGACGTCAGCATCAACAAGCTGCGCGAGGTGGACGCGGAGTTCGGCGGCCGCATCGAGACCCGCTACTCGTCGACCCTCGAGCTCGAGGACGCCGTCAAGCGCGCCGACCTGGTCATCGGCGCCGTGCTGGTGCCGGGCGCCAAGGCGCCCAAACTGGTGACCAACTCGACGGTCGCGCACATGAAGCCGGGCGCGGTGCTCGTCGACATCGCCATCGACCAGGGCGGCTGCTTCGAGGACTCGCGGCCGACCACCCACGCCGACCCGACGTTCGCCGTCCACGACACGATCTTCTACTGCGTCGCCAACATGCCCGGCGCGGTGCCGCGGACCTCGACGTTCGCGCTGACCAACGCCACCATGCCGTACGTGCTCAAGCTCGCCGACCAGGGCTGGCAGGCGGCCTGCCGGGCCGACGCGGCGCTGGCCAAGGGCCTGTCCACGCATCAGGGCGCGCTGCTGTCCGAGCAGGTCGCGCTCGACCTGGACCTGCCATTCACCGACCCGGCGTCGGTCCTGGTCTGA
- the bla gene encoding class A beta-lactamase — translation MILSRRTVLAGGAALAALALTPVRPARAESPLTAIRALEQRHNARIGVYAVNLATGRTVTHRAQEPFAMCSTFKTYAAARVLQMAERGELSLTDPVFVDPAAIVRHSPRTEPRAGGDMTLDELCQAALQISDNTAGNLLLQTIGGPQAITAFARSIGDERTRLDRWEIALNSAEPGDPRDTSTPEAIGGGYRALLTGDALGAPQRELLVRWMRANETSSMREGLPAGWTTADKTGSGDYASSNDVGVAYGPRGERLLLALMARTAGDDPDAPTLRPVIGELAGLLVPGLLA, via the coding sequence ATGATCTTGTCCCGGCGTACTGTCCTGGCCGGCGGGGCCGCCCTGGCCGCCCTCGCCCTGACCCCGGTCCGACCGGCGCGAGCCGAGTCCCCGCTGACCGCGATCCGAGCACTCGAACAACGGCACAACGCGCGCATCGGCGTCTACGCGGTCAACCTGGCCACCGGCCGCACCGTCACGCACCGCGCGCAAGAGCCGTTCGCGATGTGCTCCACCTTCAAGACCTACGCCGCCGCGCGGGTACTGCAGATGGCCGAACGCGGCGAACTGTCGTTGACCGACCCGGTTTTCGTCGACCCCGCGGCGATCGTGCGGCACTCACCGCGCACCGAACCCCGCGCCGGCGGCGATATGACACTCGACGAGCTGTGCCAGGCGGCGCTGCAGATCAGCGACAACACCGCGGGCAACCTGCTGCTGCAGACCATCGGGGGACCGCAGGCGATCACGGCGTTCGCCCGCAGCATCGGCGATGAGCGCACCCGGCTGGACCGCTGGGAGATCGCGCTGAACTCCGCGGAGCCGGGCGACCCCCGCGACACCTCCACCCCGGAGGCGATCGGCGGCGGCTACCGCGCGCTGTTGACCGGGGACGCACTGGGCGCACCGCAGCGCGAGCTGCTCGTGCGGTGGATGCGCGCCAACGAGACCTCGAGCATGCGGGAGGGCCTGCCCGCGGGCTGGACCACCGCGGACAAGACCGGCAGCGGCGACTACGCCAGCAGCAACGACGTCGGCGTCGCCTACGGGCCGCGCGGAGAACGCCTACTGCTGGCGCTGATGGCCCGCACGGCGGGCGACGATCCGGACGCCCCCACGCTGCGCCCGGTGATCGGCGAACTCGCCGGCCTGCTGGTGCCCGGCCTGCTGGCCTGA
- a CDS encoding M16 family metallopeptidase, with the protein MPPRRAAKQLRRSHRGDDSSVAVRRTVLPGGLRVVTEHVPSVHSASVGVWVNVGSRDEGPTVAGAAHFLEHLLFKSTPTRTAVDIAQAVDAVGGELNAFTAREHTCYYAHVLDSDLELAVDLVADVVLRGRCAAEDVEVERDVVLEEIAMRDDDPEDTLGDVFLSAMFGNHPVGRPVIGSAESISAMTRAQLHSFHQRRYTPERMVLAVAGNVDHDEVVGLAREYFGARLVRGRTPVPPRKGAGRVSGKPVLTVVNRDCEQTHMTIGVRTPGRHWEDRWALTVLNTALGGGLSSRLFQEVRENRGLAYSVYSTVDTFADCGALSVYAGCLPERFSEVARVTTEVLESVARDGITETECRIAKGQVRGSLVLGLEDSGSRMNRIGRSELHYGEHRTLEETLAKIEAVTLDDVNAVARKLLSRPFGGAVLGPQTSKKSLPQPLRKIAG; encoded by the coding sequence ATGCCGCCACGGCGAGCAGCTAAACAGTTGCGCCGCTCGCACCGCGGCGATGATTCCTCGGTAGCGGTCCGCCGTACCGTGCTGCCCGGTGGCCTGCGTGTGGTCACCGAGCACGTCCCGTCGGTGCACTCCGCGTCGGTGGGGGTGTGGGTCAACGTCGGTTCCCGCGACGAGGGCCCCACCGTCGCCGGTGCGGCGCACTTCCTCGAGCACCTGCTGTTCAAGTCGACGCCGACGCGCACAGCGGTCGACATCGCACAGGCGGTGGACGCGGTGGGCGGTGAGCTCAACGCGTTCACCGCGCGCGAGCACACCTGCTACTACGCCCACGTGCTCGACAGCGATCTGGAGCTGGCGGTCGACCTGGTCGCCGACGTCGTGCTGCGGGGCAGGTGCGCCGCCGAGGACGTCGAGGTCGAGCGCGACGTGGTGCTCGAGGAGATCGCGATGCGCGACGACGACCCCGAGGACACCCTCGGCGACGTCTTCCTGTCGGCGATGTTCGGCAACCACCCGGTGGGCCGCCCGGTGATCGGCAGCGCCGAGTCGATCTCGGCGATGACCCGCGCCCAGCTGCACTCCTTCCATCAGCGCCGCTACACGCCCGAGCGGATGGTGCTGGCGGTCGCCGGCAACGTCGACCACGACGAGGTCGTCGGCCTGGCCCGCGAGTACTTCGGTGCCCGGCTGGTGCGCGGCCGCACCCCGGTGCCGCCGCGCAAGGGCGCCGGGCGGGTCAGCGGTAAACCGGTGCTGACGGTGGTCAACCGCGACTGCGAACAGACCCACATGACGATCGGGGTGCGCACCCCCGGCCGGCACTGGGAGGACCGCTGGGCGTTGACGGTGCTCAACACCGCGCTCGGCGGGGGCCTGAGTTCGCGCCTGTTCCAAGAGGTTCGGGAGAACCGCGGGCTGGCGTACTCGGTGTACTCGACGGTGGACACGTTCGCCGACTGCGGCGCGCTGTCGGTGTACGCGGGGTGCTTGCCGGAGCGGTTCAGCGAGGTGGCGCGGGTGACCACCGAGGTGCTGGAATCCGTGGCGCGCGACGGCATCACCGAGACCGAGTGCCGGATCGCCAAGGGGCAGGTGCGCGGCAGCCTGGTGCTCGGCCTGGAGGACTCCGGGTCGCGAATGAACCGAATCGGCCGCAGCGAACTGCATTACGGTGAGCACCGCACCCTCGAGGAGACCCTGGCCAAGATCGAGGCGGTGACGCTCGACGACGTCAACGCGGTGGCCCGCAAGCTGCTGAGCCGGCCGTTCGGCGGCGCGGTCCTCGGCCCGCAAACTTCGAAAAAGTCGCTGCCGCAGCCGCTTCGGAAAATCGCCGGCTGA